The following coding sequences are from one Cyanobacteriota bacterium window:
- a CDS encoding gamma carbonic anhydrase family protein yields MVHDLDPILPAPNLSQAAFVAASADVIGRVTIGMGGSIWYGAVVRADVERIDIGAHTNVQDGAVLHGDPGEPTILEDYVTVGHRAVIHSAHIQRGSLVGIGAVVLNGVTVGEGSIIGAGAVVTKDVPARSLVVGIPAKVVRSVTDEEAMELIDHAQRYEKLALVHAGRGTDMGF; encoded by the coding sequence ATGGTGCACGACTTAGACCCAATCCTCCCTGCCCCCAACCTGTCTCAAGCTGCTTTTGTGGCTGCCAGTGCTGATGTCATCGGACGAGTGACCATAGGTATGGGTGGCAGTATCTGGTATGGGGCTGTAGTGCGGGCAGATGTAGAGCGAATCGATATCGGTGCCCACACCAACGTCCAGGATGGAGCCGTGTTGCACGGTGATCCGGGAGAACCAACTATTTTAGAAGACTATGTGACTGTAGGTCATCGAGCAGTGATTCATAGTGCTCACATTCAGCGAGGTAGCCTAGTGGGCATTGGTGCAGTAGTGTTGAATGGTGTCACTGTGGGAGAGGGCAGCATTATTGGTGCAGGGGCAGTGGTGACTAAGGATGTGCCAGCACGATCGCTAGTCGTCGGTATTCCCGCAAAAGTAGTGCGATCGGTAACTGACGAAGAAGCTATGGAATTAATTGACCATGCCCAACGTTACGAAAAGCTAGCGCTGGTTCATGCAGGTCGCGGCACCGATATGGGATTCTAG